A single genomic interval of Corvus hawaiiensis isolate bCorHaw1 chromosome 5, bCorHaw1.pri.cur, whole genome shotgun sequence harbors:
- the CCNG2 gene encoding cyclin-G2 isoform X2, protein MKVKPKHLSCIGVCCIQLAARVVEEECNIPSAHEIIRISQCKCTVSDLKRMEKIISEKLHFEFKATTALTFLHLYHTIVLCHTSERKEVLNLDKLEAQLKACNCRLVFSKAKPSVLALCLLTLEVQMLKSVELLEILLRVQKHSKISDSDLLYWRELVSKCLADYSSPECCKPDHKKLVWIVSRRTAQNLQNSYYSVPELPTIPEGGCFNGNESEDSCEDMSSGEESLSSSPPSDLEGTFFFELKPKPKWQTLSCRF, encoded by the exons ATGAAG GTGAAACCGAAGCATTTGTCTTGCATTGGAGtttgctgcatccagctggccGCCCGCGTCGTGGAGGAGGAATGCAATATCCCATCTGCTCACGAGATCATCCGGATCAGCCAATGTAAATGCACTGTGTCCGACCTGAAACGGATGGAAAAGATAATTTCAGAAAAGTTGCACTTTGAATTTAAAGCTACTACTGCCTTAACCTTCTTGCACTTGTACCATACTATTGTACTCTGTCATACCTCAGAAAG GAAAGAAGTATTGAATCTGGACAAGTTGGAAGCACAGCTAAAAGCTTGCAACTGCCGTCTAGTCTTCTCTAAAGCAAAA CCATCTGTCCTGGCCTTGTGCCTTCTCACTCTGGAAGTTCAGATGCTGAAATCTGTTGAGCTATTGGAGATCCTTCTGCGTGTTCAAAAGCATTCAAAG ataagTGATAGTGACCTACTTTACTGGAGGGAGCTGGTCTCTAAATGCCTGGCAGATTATTCTTCTCCTGAATGCTGCAAGCCTGATCACAAAAAACTTGTTTGGATTGTTTCGAGGCGTACAGCCCAAAACCTTCAAAACAGTTACTACAGTGTTCCCGAGTTGCCAACAATCCCGGAGGGTGGATGTTTCAATGGAAACGAGAG TGAAGACTCCTGTGAAGACATGAGCAGCGGGGAAGAAAGCCTTAGCAGTTCTCCTCCGAGTGATCTGGAAGGCACCTTCTTCTTTGAACTCAAACCTAAACCCAAGTGGCAAACTCTCAGCTGTCGGTTTTAG